In Azotosporobacter soli, one DNA window encodes the following:
- the nrdD gene encoding anaerobic ribonucleoside-triphosphate reductase, translated as MTLVNDVLVSYPDAISPKEAAAYLAEEKEQWRAKGKELGKMILTLDGNEVVIQSSEKSPIKRIRRITGYLSESSNFNAAKQAELDARVIHS; from the coding sequence ATGACATTGGTAAATGACGTTCTGGTATCCTATCCCGACGCGATCAGCCCAAAAGAAGCAGCCGCTTATCTGGCCGAAGAAAAGGAACAGTGGCGCGCAAAGGGCAAGGAACTCGGCAAAATGATTCTGACGCTCGACGGCAACGAGGTCGTCATCCAAAGTTCGGAGAAATCTCCGATTAAGCGCATTCGCCGGATCACCGGTTATCTGAGCGAATCCAGCAACTTTAACGCCGCGAAACAAGCCGAGCTAGATGCAAGGGTGATCCACTCCTAG
- a CDS encoding DMT family transporter has product MSTLRSNLFLTLAAVIWGLAFVAQRVGMDYVGPFTFNGVRFALGALSLLPLLFYFKNDPQPKAAPLGRSTVLWAGLVAGLLLFSGASLQQVGLIYTTAGKAAFITCLYIILVPIAGLWLKQRVDTATWLGALLALSGLYLLCVKEGFSIAFGDLLQLIGAVFWTGHILWIDHFSKKVNVFKLCFVQFITCSALSLTTAALCETITLSSLQQAIVPILYGGFFSVGIAYTLQVVGQRHASPAHAALILSLETVFAALGGYLLLDEKLGRYELLGCALMLAGMLLSQLKTILASRKQDSDLLGQEV; this is encoded by the coding sequence ATGAGTACACTTCGTTCCAATCTTTTCTTAACGCTCGCCGCGGTGATTTGGGGCTTGGCCTTTGTCGCACAGCGCGTCGGTATGGATTACGTCGGCCCGTTCACCTTTAACGGCGTACGCTTTGCGCTCGGCGCGCTGTCTTTGCTGCCGCTGCTCTTTTACTTCAAAAATGATCCGCAGCCTAAAGCGGCGCCGCTTGGCCGCAGTACGGTTCTTTGGGCCGGTCTTGTCGCCGGACTGCTTTTATTTTCCGGCGCTTCGCTGCAGCAAGTCGGACTGATCTATACGACAGCTGGAAAAGCCGCGTTCATTACCTGCCTCTACATCATTCTCGTGCCGATCGCCGGCCTTTGGCTGAAACAACGCGTCGATACCGCGACCTGGCTCGGCGCTTTGCTTGCGCTGAGCGGTTTGTACCTCTTATGCGTCAAAGAAGGATTCTCGATTGCGTTCGGCGATTTGCTCCAGCTGATCGGCGCTGTCTTTTGGACCGGACACATCTTATGGATTGATCATTTCTCGAAAAAAGTGAACGTATTCAAACTTTGCTTTGTCCAGTTCATCACCTGTTCCGCACTCAGCCTGACTACGGCAGCACTATGCGAAACGATCACCCTCTCCAGCCTGCAGCAGGCCATTGTTCCGATTCTGTACGGCGGCTTCTTCTCGGTCGGCATCGCCTACACGCTGCAAGTCGTCGGGCAGCGCCACGCCTCACCGGCGCATGCCGCGCTCATCCTCAGCCTGGAAACAGTCTTCGCCGCCCTCGGCGGCTACCTCCTGCTCGACGAAAAACTCGGCCGCTACGAGCTCCTTGGCTGCGCCCTGATGCTCGCAGGCATGCTGCTTTCACAGCTAAAAACAATCCTAGCCAGCCGAAAACAAGATTCTGACCTTTTAGGTCAGGAAGTCTAA
- the serC gene encoding 3-phosphoserine/phosphohydroxythreonine transaminase gives MFVKRIYNFSAGPATLPLAVLEEVQKQLLDFEGQGMSILEMSHRSKPYEAINKEAEANMKELLGLGDDYRVLFLQGGASTQFSMLPLNYLPQGATADYILSGVWSEKALKEAKLIGKTHVAATTAEGNYTRVPQQAEIVLSDKPAYVHMTSNNTIFGTQWHEFPEVGDALLVADMSSDMLCKPFDAKKFAIIYAGAQKNLGPAGVTVVVIRKELLGNNPKTIPTMLRYDTHADSDSLYNTPPVFSVYMVNLVLRWIKEQGGLTAMQAKNEAKAALIYNTIDESGGFYRGHAEVGSRSLMNITFRLPSEELEKAFVTEATKAGLDGLKGHRSVGGLRASVYNAMPHEGCQALRDFMLDFQKRNG, from the coding sequence ATTTTCGTGAAACGTATTTATAATTTCAGTGCCGGTCCCGCGACCTTGCCGCTTGCTGTCTTGGAAGAAGTGCAAAAGCAGCTGCTCGACTTTGAAGGCCAAGGCATGTCGATTTTGGAGATGAGCCATCGTTCCAAACCGTATGAGGCGATCAACAAGGAAGCGGAAGCGAACATGAAAGAATTGCTCGGACTGGGCGACGATTATCGCGTCCTCTTTCTCCAGGGCGGCGCCAGCACGCAATTTTCGATGCTGCCGCTGAACTATCTGCCGCAAGGCGCGACAGCCGATTACATCCTAAGCGGCGTCTGGTCGGAAAAAGCCTTGAAGGAAGCCAAGCTGATCGGCAAGACCCATGTGGCGGCGACGACCGCGGAAGGCAATTATACGCGTGTGCCGCAGCAGGCGGAAATCGTCCTGAGTGATAAGCCCGCTTATGTCCATATGACATCCAACAACACCATCTTCGGTACGCAGTGGCACGAATTCCCCGAAGTGGGCGACGCGCTGCTGGTGGCCGACATGTCTTCCGACATGCTCTGCAAACCGTTTGATGCGAAGAAGTTCGCGATCATCTATGCCGGAGCGCAGAAGAACCTGGGCCCGGCCGGCGTGACCGTCGTGGTCATTCGCAAAGAATTGCTCGGCAACAATCCGAAAACGATTCCGACGATGCTGCGTTACGACACGCATGCGGACAGCGATTCGCTCTACAACACGCCGCCGGTCTTTTCGGTCTATATGGTCAACTTGGTGTTGCGCTGGATCAAGGAGCAGGGCGGGCTCACGGCAATGCAGGCGAAGAACGAAGCCAAGGCGGCGCTGATTTATAATACGATTGACGAAAGCGGCGGTTTTTATCGCGGCCATGCCGAAGTCGGCAGCCGTTCGCTGATGAACATCACCTTCCGCTTGCCGAGCGAAGAGCTGGAAAAAGCTTTCGTTACCGAAGCGACAAAAGCCGGACTCGACGGGCTAAAAGGCCATCGCTCGGTCGGCGGACTGCGGGCCTCGGTTTACAACGCGATGCCGCACGAAGGTTGCCAGGCGCTGCGTGATTTCATGCTTGATTTTCAAAAACGTAACGGATAA